One Streptomyces sp. P9-A2 DNA window includes the following coding sequences:
- a CDS encoding tyrosine-type recombinase/integrase, which translates to MARVWIEDRANHADYREALERWQEAKREGSKRQQPGRWRVRWYGPDGKPKAKTFGKLPQAEAEKAAITARLDKGSYRDPKSGKAAVKVVAEEWFASKRKIGRTTKRDYRDLLDNYVIPKWGDWQVAAVQWEDVDAWVTALETKPGKSGRPIGPARIIKAYRVLAMVMKHAVFSKRVSVSPCHDHELPRPDDEDEHVYLTFEQLEQLADAADEYRLLLLTLGYCGIRWAEASAVKVGRLSVAQRRIRVVQNYTDVSGVLALGPVKNHEKRSVPVPRSFADELGTLTRGRKADALLFTAPEGGPLRYANFRSRVFDPAVKAAGLEGLGVTPHKLRHTAASLAIAAGADVKVVQTMLGHKDAAMTLNVYGHLFPDRLDEVADRLDAGRALALSKLRAPVAGKA; encoded by the coding sequence ATGGCTAGGGTCTGGATTGAAGACCGCGCGAACCACGCCGACTACCGCGAAGCGCTGGAGCGCTGGCAGGAGGCAAAGCGCGAAGGGTCAAAGCGACAGCAGCCGGGCCGCTGGCGGGTCCGCTGGTACGGCCCGGACGGGAAGCCGAAGGCGAAGACGTTCGGGAAGCTCCCCCAGGCCGAGGCGGAGAAGGCTGCGATCACGGCCCGTCTGGACAAGGGCTCGTACCGGGACCCGAAGTCAGGCAAGGCCGCGGTGAAGGTCGTCGCCGAAGAGTGGTTCGCGTCGAAGCGGAAGATCGGCCGGACCACGAAGCGGGACTACCGGGACCTGCTCGACAACTACGTGATCCCGAAGTGGGGCGACTGGCAGGTGGCCGCCGTCCAGTGGGAGGACGTCGACGCCTGGGTGACCGCCCTGGAGACGAAGCCGGGGAAGTCCGGCCGGCCGATCGGTCCGGCCCGCATCATCAAGGCGTACCGGGTGCTGGCCATGGTCATGAAGCACGCGGTGTTCTCGAAGCGCGTCTCTGTGAGCCCGTGCCACGACCACGAGTTGCCCCGGCCGGACGATGAGGACGAGCACGTCTACCTCACCTTCGAGCAGCTGGAGCAGCTGGCCGACGCGGCCGACGAATACCGGCTGCTGCTGCTCACCCTCGGGTACTGCGGCATCCGGTGGGCTGAGGCGTCCGCGGTGAAGGTCGGCCGGCTGTCCGTTGCTCAACGGCGCATCCGGGTCGTGCAGAACTACACCGACGTGTCCGGCGTCCTGGCCCTGGGCCCGGTGAAGAACCACGAGAAGCGCTCAGTGCCCGTCCCCCGGTCGTTCGCCGACGAGCTGGGCACCCTCACCCGCGGGCGGAAGGCTGACGCGCTGCTGTTCACCGCGCCGGAGGGCGGCCCGCTCAGGTACGCCAACTTCCGCTCGAGGGTGTTTGACCCGGCGGTGAAGGCGGCGGGCCTCGAGGGCCTGGGCGTCACCCCGCACAAGCTGAGGCACACCGCGGCTTCGCTCGCCATCGCGGCCGGCGCGGACGTGAAGGTCGTGCAGACGATGCTGGGGCACAAGGACGCGGCCATGACGCTGAACGTCTACGGCCACTTGTTCCCGGACCGGCTGGACGAGGTGGCGGACCGGTTGGACGCCGGGCGAGCGCTCGCACTGTCCAAGCTGCGTGCGCCGGTCGCGGGGAAGGCGTAG
- a CDS encoding helix-turn-helix transcriptional regulator: MRSVRADRLLSLLLLLQNRGLMTAPELAAELEVSVRTVYRDVEALGASGVPVRAARGPEGGYRLMDGYRTRLTGLTDAEAGSLFLAGLPGPARDLGLGAVLASAQLKVEAALPGELADQARRVRERFHLDAPAWFRDADPVPHLERISGAVWERRVLWTHYRRWRGEVHREVRPLGLVLKGGIWYLVALSEDVVRTYRVSRFQEVEETGDLFARPAGFDLAAYWAESSRRMEAALRQGTARLRLSPRGQKLLPMQFGAAGVRALRDAGPPDGEGWVEVELSVESEAIAIGDLLRLGTEAEALGPPGLRQAVAGAVTVLAERYAAGDGTGR; the protein is encoded by the coding sequence ATGCGTTCCGTGCGTGCCGACCGGCTTCTCTCCCTGCTCCTGCTGCTGCAGAACCGCGGTCTGATGACCGCCCCCGAGCTCGCGGCGGAGCTGGAGGTCTCGGTGCGCACCGTGTACCGGGACGTCGAGGCGCTCGGCGCGTCCGGGGTGCCGGTCCGCGCCGCGCGCGGACCGGAGGGCGGCTACCGCCTGATGGACGGGTACCGCACCCGGCTGACCGGGCTGACGGACGCGGAGGCCGGTTCGCTGTTCCTGGCCGGGCTGCCGGGACCGGCCCGGGACCTCGGCCTGGGTGCCGTGCTGGCGAGTGCCCAGTTGAAGGTGGAGGCCGCGCTGCCGGGTGAACTCGCGGATCAGGCACGGCGGGTGCGTGAGCGGTTCCACCTGGACGCGCCCGCCTGGTTCCGTGACGCGGACCCGGTGCCGCACCTGGAACGGATCTCCGGGGCGGTGTGGGAACGGCGGGTGCTGTGGACCCACTACCGGCGCTGGCGGGGCGAGGTGCACCGGGAGGTGCGCCCCCTGGGGCTCGTGCTGAAGGGCGGCATCTGGTACCTCGTGGCGCTGTCCGAGGACGTCGTGCGCACTTATCGGGTGTCGCGTTTCCAGGAGGTGGAGGAGACGGGTGACCTGTTCGCCCGTCCCGCCGGGTTCGATCTCGCCGCGTACTGGGCGGAGTCCTCCCGGCGGATGGAGGCGGCGCTGCGGCAGGGCACCGCCCGGCTGCGGCTTTCGCCCCGCGGGCAGAAGCTGCTGCCGATGCAGTTCGGGGCGGCGGGCGTAAGGGCGCTGCGGGACGCGGGGCCGCCGGACGGTGAGGGCTGGGTCGAGGTGGAGCTGTCCGTCGAGTCGGAGGCGATCGCCATCGGCGATCTGCTCCGGCTCGGCACCGAGGCGGAGGCGCTCGGACCGCCGGGACTGCGGCAGGCGGTCGCGGGGGCCGTGACGGTCCTCGCCGAGCGCTACGCGGCCGGAGACGGTACGGGACGGTGA
- a CDS encoding DoxX family protein, translating to MSVDTRTPRTPPGDPSSALDDAPALSMVKVPSDPAQVIVNHASFRVQLGVSNRRVQSQRIARHVTAAEDTARIPVVTTVGAPGRTAARRRPVVWSGRSAPDDTGAHRLLQTMRHEGVRHSDEPLTDAGATQVVPGADDGYGYAEDPAAQTLETPVIGPQRTHGGRQPLLPPMRTVGSAYDEPAYGGQGYGDQGYGDQGYGEQGHGRQGYGEQDYGRQGYGEQGYGEQGYDSGEFGDIGDHRTATDPNTGGRRARRHGDDPARHAYYPGRRMNLGVVLLPLRLFLGFISIYAGMGKLCDPLYFDGGERGSMVTWLKTLHPWEVAQPLQQFALEHPIGSGLLVAFLQVIVGVLTVLGCWQRVGAAIGALLSVALLVTVSWKSVPAYDAPDIIYLAAWSPLIIAGAPVYSVDGRLVARAWRHLGPRSDLWDLRRYVLRRGALVTVVVCGLTLLVGSLLGGAVRDADRVIVPGPGEAPRNELPGSPLPQEPGEDRKGTPSASTSPTTREATSGTGSAGPSEGDTVPDATRDTGGGVTGAPSQTQGTIGEAPPQQSSPVEQAPSTSAGATTGGGTTGGGDSGVPSDGAGDGDEGPAPEQPGRLVGGLLG from the coding sequence ATGAGTGTGGACACCAGAACACCCCGCACTCCTCCGGGGGACCCCTCGTCGGCACTCGACGACGCTCCCGCGCTGAGCATGGTGAAGGTGCCGAGTGATCCGGCGCAGGTCATCGTCAATCACGCCAGTTTCCGCGTGCAACTGGGCGTTTCGAACCGACGCGTCCAATCCCAGCGGATCGCACGGCACGTGACCGCGGCCGAGGACACGGCCCGCATCCCCGTCGTCACCACCGTCGGCGCCCCGGGCCGGACCGCGGCCCGTCGGCGCCCCGTCGTCTGGAGCGGCCGCTCGGCCCCCGACGACACCGGCGCGCACCGACTTCTCCAGACCATGCGGCACGAAGGCGTCCGCCACTCCGACGAACCGCTCACCGACGCCGGTGCCACCCAGGTCGTCCCCGGCGCCGACGACGGTTACGGCTATGCCGAGGACCCGGCCGCCCAGACCCTCGAAACGCCCGTCATCGGCCCCCAGCGCACCCACGGCGGCCGGCAGCCCCTGCTGCCCCCCATGCGCACCGTGGGCAGCGCCTACGACGAACCGGCGTACGGCGGCCAGGGCTACGGGGACCAGGGCTACGGGGACCAGGGCTACGGCGAGCAGGGTCACGGCCGGCAGGGTTACGGCGAGCAGGATTACGGCCGGCAGGGATACGGCGAACAGGGATACGGCGAACAGGGTTACGACAGCGGCGAGTTCGGGGACATCGGTGACCACCGGACCGCCACCGACCCGAATACCGGCGGCCGCCGCGCCAGGCGCCACGGCGACGACCCGGCCCGGCACGCCTACTACCCCGGCCGCCGGATGAACCTCGGGGTCGTCCTGCTCCCGCTGCGGCTCTTCCTCGGCTTCATCTCCATCTACGCCGGCATGGGCAAACTCTGCGACCCGCTCTACTTCGACGGCGGCGAGCGCGGCTCCATGGTGACGTGGCTCAAGACCCTGCACCCCTGGGAAGTCGCCCAGCCGCTCCAGCAGTTCGCCCTCGAACACCCCATCGGCTCCGGACTCCTCGTCGCCTTCCTCCAGGTGATCGTCGGCGTCCTCACCGTCCTCGGCTGCTGGCAGCGCGTCGGCGCCGCCATCGGTGCCCTGCTCTCCGTCGCGCTGCTGGTCACCGTCAGCTGGAAGAGCGTTCCCGCCTACGACGCGCCCGACATCATCTACCTCGCCGCCTGGTCCCCGCTGATCATCGCCGGCGCCCCCGTCTACTCCGTCGACGGCCGCCTCGTCGCCCGCGCCTGGCGCCACCTCGGACCCCGCTCCGACCTCTGGGACCTGCGCCGTTATGTGCTGCGGCGCGGTGCTCTCGTCACCGTCGTCGTCTGCGGACTCACCCTGCTCGTCGGCTCGCTGCTCGGCGGCGCTGTGCGCGACGCCGACCGCGTGATCGTCCCCGGCCCCGGCGAGGCCCCGCGCAACGAACTCCCCGGCTCCCCGCTTCCGCAGGAGCCCGGCGAGGACCGGAAGGGGACCCCGTCCGCCTCCACCTCCCCCACCACCCGGGAAGCCACTTCCGGAACCGGCAGCGCAGGCCCCTCCGAGGGCGACACCGTCCCCGACGCGACCCGTGACACCGGCGGTGGTGTCACCGGCGCGCCCAGCCAGACCCAGGGCACCATCGGCGAAGCCCCGCCCCAGCAGTCGTCCCCGGTGGAACAGGCCCCGAGCACCAGCGCCGGTGCCACCACGGGCGGCGGCACCACCGGTGGCGGCGACAGTGGCGTCCCGAGCGACGGTGCGGGCGACGGCGACGAGGGCCCGGCGCCCGAGCAGCCCGGTCGGCTCGTGGGCGGGCTGCTGGGATAA
- a CDS encoding nucleotidyltransferase family protein, whose product MTHPSAASRPVQAVVLAGGQGTRLRPYTDDRPKPMVEIPGTGTPIIGHQLSWLAEEGVTDVVVSCGHLAEVLQEWLEATDLPLSVTTVVETEPLGRGGGLRYAAARLPHPDQPWYATNGDIWTRFSLRDMADFHTERDAVATLALARPRLPWGAVQTDGFGHITDFIEAPPSPFEINAGVYVFSPEFAGLLPERGDHERTTFPRLARKNRLAGFPIPQGSYWRAIDTAKDLTEAAKELASQNR is encoded by the coding sequence ATGACCCATCCGAGCGCCGCGTCGCGCCCCGTTCAAGCCGTCGTCCTGGCCGGCGGGCAAGGCACCCGGCTTCGTCCGTACACCGACGACCGGCCCAAGCCGATGGTCGAGATTCCCGGTACGGGAACCCCGATCATCGGCCATCAGCTCTCCTGGCTCGCCGAGGAGGGCGTGACGGACGTCGTCGTCTCCTGCGGTCATCTGGCCGAGGTACTGCAGGAGTGGCTGGAGGCCACCGATCTGCCGCTCTCCGTCACCACCGTCGTCGAGACGGAGCCGCTCGGCCGCGGCGGCGGTCTGCGGTACGCGGCCGCCCGCCTGCCGCACCCGGATCAGCCCTGGTACGCCACGAACGGTGACATCTGGACCCGTTTCTCGCTGCGCGACATGGCGGACTTCCACACCGAGCGGGACGCCGTCGCGACCCTCGCCCTGGCCCGCCCGCGCCTTCCCTGGGGTGCGGTGCAGACCGACGGGTTCGGTCACATCACCGACTTCATAGAGGCACCGCCGTCCCCGTTCGAGATCAACGCGGGGGTGTACGTCTTCTCCCCCGAGTTCGCCGGTCTGCTGCCGGAGCGCGGCGACCACGAACGCACCACGTTCCCGCGGCTGGCCCGGAAGAACCGGCTGGCCGGGTTCCCGATCCCCCAGGGCTCCTACTGGCGGGCGATCGACACCGCGAAGGACCTGACGGAGGCGGCGAAGGAACTGGCCTCCCAGAACCGCTGA
- a CDS encoding ABC transporter ATP-binding protein encodes MATVTFDKATRIYPGSTKPAVDALEIDIEDGEFLVLVGPSGCGKSTSLRMLAGLEDVNGGAIRIGDRDVTHLPPKDRDIAMVFQNYALYPHMSVADNMGFALKIAGVNKAEIRQKVEEAAKILDLTDYLDRKPKALSGGQRQRVAMGRAIVREPQVFLMDEPLSNLDAKLRVSTRTQIASLQRRLGITTVYVTHDQVEALTMGDRVAVLKDGLLQQVDTPRNMYDRPANLFVAGFIGSPAMNLVEVPIADGGVKFGNSVVPVDRDALAAATDKTVTVGVRPEHFDVAGAESDQGLAVTVNVVEELGSDAFVYGTATVGEESKDLVVRVGGRNVPEKGSTLHVVPRPGESHVFSTSTGARLSD; translated from the coding sequence ATGGCCACTGTCACGTTCGACAAGGCGACCCGGATCTACCCCGGTTCGACCAAGCCCGCTGTGGACGCGCTCGAGATCGACATCGAGGACGGGGAGTTCCTCGTGCTGGTCGGCCCGTCCGGCTGCGGCAAGTCCACCTCGCTCCGCATGCTCGCGGGGCTCGAGGACGTCAACGGCGGCGCCATCCGCATCGGCGACCGCGACGTCACGCACCTGCCGCCGAAGGACCGGGACATCGCCATGGTGTTCCAGAACTACGCGCTGTACCCGCACATGTCGGTCGCCGACAACATGGGCTTCGCGCTCAAGATCGCCGGTGTCAACAAGGCGGAGATCCGGCAGAAGGTCGAGGAGGCCGCGAAGATCCTCGACCTGACGGATTACCTGGACCGCAAGCCGAAGGCGCTCTCCGGCGGTCAGCGCCAGCGTGTCGCCATGGGCCGCGCCATCGTGCGTGAGCCGCAGGTGTTCCTCATGGACGAGCCGCTGTCCAACCTGGACGCCAAGCTCCGTGTCTCCACCCGTACGCAGATCGCCTCGCTCCAGCGCCGCCTGGGCATCACCACCGTCTACGTCACCCACGACCAGGTCGAGGCCCTGACCATGGGCGACCGCGTCGCGGTCCTCAAGGACGGTCTGCTCCAGCAGGTCGACACCCCGCGCAACATGTACGACAGGCCCGCCAACCTCTTCGTGGCCGGCTTCATCGGCTCCCCGGCGATGAACCTCGTCGAGGTGCCGATCGCCGACGGCGGCGTGAAGTTCGGCAACTCGGTGGTTCCGGTGGACCGCGACGCGCTGGCCGCCGCCACCGACAAGACCGTCACCGTCGGTGTCCGCCCCGAGCACTTCGACGTGGCCGGTGCCGAGTCCGACCAGGGCCTCGCGGTCACCGTCAACGTGGTGGAGGAGCTGGGCTCCGACGCGTTCGTGTACGGCACCGCCACGGTCGGCGAGGAGTCCAAGGACCTCGTCGTCCGCGTCGGCGGCCGCAACGTGCCGGAGAAGGGCAGCACGCTGCACGTCGTGCCGCGGCCCGGCGAGAGCCACGTGTTCTCGACGTCGACCGGCGCGCGCCTGTCCGACTGA
- a CDS encoding bifunctional DNA primase/polymerase produces the protein MTPLDGALWLVRHGFAVFSTDHPGLERCAGIGQGHDPAVCTDRGKHPCVPFTRAHTLDEDQVRRTFGEQLRNVGVAIGGVDGPDGARLLVVDSDRPGALEDAAGAFGYRHTPTMRVTTAKGHHDYYWSPGSLQLGNGLGALRGKFDGDVRGPRGYVIGPGSVHATGVIYELVDPEQPPVPAPAWLLTAIQAPAAPPVPRPAGAPPREGGGALVGLVRSVLNARQGNRNSCLYWAACRAFEQASKAQLDVRAVAGALVDAATHAGLTEAEARTTIASAYRSAGGTL, from the coding sequence GTGACCCCGCTCGACGGCGCCCTGTGGCTCGTCCGCCACGGCTTCGCCGTCTTCTCCACCGACCACCCCGGCCTTGAGCGGTGCGCGGGCATCGGGCAGGGCCACGACCCCGCCGTCTGCACGGACCGGGGCAAGCACCCGTGCGTGCCCTTCACCCGCGCGCACACCCTCGACGAGGACCAGGTGCGCCGCACCTTCGGCGAGCAGCTGCGCAACGTCGGCGTGGCCATCGGCGGAGTCGACGGCCCGGACGGCGCCCGACTCCTGGTCGTCGACAGCGACCGGCCGGGAGCCCTCGAGGACGCCGCCGGCGCCTTCGGCTACCGGCACACGCCGACGATGCGCGTCACCACGGCAAAGGGGCACCACGACTACTACTGGTCGCCCGGCAGTCTCCAGCTCGGCAACGGGCTCGGTGCACTGCGCGGCAAGTTCGATGGGGACGTGCGCGGCCCGCGCGGGTACGTCATCGGCCCCGGCTCCGTCCACGCCACCGGCGTGATTTACGAACTCGTCGACCCCGAGCAGCCGCCCGTGCCCGCCCCCGCCTGGCTACTCACCGCCATACAAGCACCGGCCGCACCGCCCGTACCGCGGCCCGCCGGCGCCCCGCCCCGCGAGGGCGGCGGCGCCCTCGTCGGCCTGGTGCGCTCCGTCCTCAACGCCCGTCAGGGCAACCGCAACAGCTGCCTGTACTGGGCGGCCTGCCGCGCGTTCGAGCAGGCCAGTAAAGCGCAGCTCGACGTGCGCGCGGTCGCCGGTGCTCTGGTCGACGCGGCCACCCATGCAGGACTCACTGAGGCGGAGGCGCGCACGACGATCGCCTCCGCCTACCGATCGGCCGGAGGCACCCTTTGA
- a CDS encoding phage major capsid protein, whose translation MTLREKLQALLKEAADIVAKAKEENRDFTEAEMTRINELKTETDDVAARVKAADDAQELAAKHAGKRDAGQMKAEQPDGLARAFTDAITQRGMTHGQKALLPTSGSVMLPVDIGTVVLPYASNGLAQVISSQEMTGGDAFTYMRQTARTHNAATVPRGAQKPTSPYSLERVPGGVMTLAHLSEEIPKQWLADMPALQDFLRSEMTAGLQLEAHSVILNGGTAEDGTAVAGLLGTTGVRSQAYVTNPLITTRKVLTTLQLAGEKPTAWVFNPNDWETIELLRNEQDQPELSGTPSGRAPLQLWSVPVVLDAGMEAGTGLVGDWSTVTLLTRQGVKMDWSEAGALFEKNLVKFRAEARIGVAFKRPGALATVDLTA comes from the coding sequence ATGACGCTGCGCGAGAAGCTCCAGGCACTGCTGAAGGAAGCGGCGGACATCGTCGCCAAGGCGAAGGAAGAGAACCGGGACTTCACCGAGGCCGAGATGACCCGCATCAACGAGCTGAAGACCGAGACCGACGATGTTGCGGCGAGGGTGAAGGCCGCGGACGATGCGCAGGAACTGGCTGCCAAGCACGCCGGGAAGCGGGACGCAGGACAGATGAAGGCCGAACAGCCCGACGGCCTGGCCCGCGCCTTCACCGACGCCATCACCCAGCGCGGCATGACCCACGGACAGAAGGCGCTGCTCCCCACCTCCGGCTCCGTCATGCTGCCCGTCGACATCGGCACCGTCGTTCTGCCCTACGCCTCCAACGGGCTCGCCCAGGTCATCAGCAGTCAGGAGATGACCGGGGGCGACGCCTTCACCTACATGCGGCAGACGGCCCGCACCCACAACGCGGCCACCGTCCCCCGGGGGGCCCAAAAGCCCACCTCCCCCTACTCCCTGGAGAGGGTCCCCGGGGGGGTCATGACCCTGGCCCACCTCTCCGAGGAGATCCCCAAGCAGTGGCTTGCGGACATGCCCGCCCTCCAGGACTTCCTCCGCTCCGAGATGACCGCCGGCCTCCAGCTCGAGGCGCACTCGGTCATCCTCAACGGCGGCACCGCCGAGGACGGCACCGCGGTCGCCGGACTGCTCGGCACCACCGGCGTCCGCTCGCAGGCCTACGTCACCAACCCGCTCATCACGACGCGGAAGGTGCTCACCACGCTGCAGCTCGCCGGAGAGAAGCCGACCGCGTGGGTCTTCAACCCGAACGACTGGGAGACCATCGAGCTACTGCGCAACGAGCAGGACCAACCCGAACTGTCCGGCACACCGTCCGGCCGCGCGCCGCTCCAGCTGTGGAGCGTGCCCGTCGTCCTGGACGCCGGTATGGAAGCCGGGACCGGGCTCGTCGGCGACTGGTCCACCGTCACCCTGCTCACCCGGCAGGGCGTGAAGATGGACTGGTCCGAGGCCGGAGCCCTGTTCGAGAAGAACCTGGTGAAGTTCCGCGCTGAGGCGCGCATCGGTGTCGCGTTCAAGCGGCCCGGGGCGCTCGCCACCGTCGACCTGACGGCCTGA
- a CDS encoding helix-turn-helix domain-containing protein, whose amino-acid sequence MADERTTSLGPTGEQVRANVQRLRESAGLTKKQLSDRVGELGRTIPPLGISRIEMGTRRVDADDLVALAVALNAHPAALLLPESVRTGVTAEVTAMGETTSRRAWEWAHGMRPPLPSGDDRGKAWMEWRLRSLPDGWRPMSPEDYAAWDMEQAKADYEHLVKQLTPKDGPEEPRQEGGTDG is encoded by the coding sequence GTGGCAGACGAACGAACAACATCGCTCGGCCCGACCGGGGAGCAGGTGCGCGCCAACGTGCAGCGACTCCGCGAGTCCGCCGGCCTGACGAAGAAGCAGCTCTCTGACCGCGTCGGCGAACTCGGACGTACCATCCCGCCCCTGGGTATCTCCAGGATCGAGATGGGCACGCGCCGGGTCGACGCCGACGACTTGGTGGCCTTGGCCGTCGCGCTGAACGCCCACCCCGCGGCGCTGCTGCTCCCGGAAAGCGTGCGCACCGGCGTAACCGCCGAGGTCACCGCCATGGGGGAGACCACCTCTCGCCGCGCCTGGGAGTGGGCACACGGCATGCGGCCTCCGTTGCCCAGCGGAGACGACAGGGGCAAGGCGTGGATGGAGTGGCGCCTACGCTCGCTGCCCGACGGGTGGCGGCCGATGTCGCCGGAGGACTACGCCGCGTGGGACATGGAGCAGGCCAAGGCCGACTACGAGCACCTGGTCAAGCAGCTCACCCCGAAGGACGGTCCGGAAGAGCCCAGGCAGGAAGGAGGGACAGATGGCTAG
- a CDS encoding DUF3224 domain-containing protein has translation MPATRTTGHFTFADWKEVPVGPQDAHPRLAHATVTNAFTGGIEAESTTCDYAISYLTGTTGSFAGMELVRGRVDGREGTFAVEERGRFDPDGTVHCSFEVVEGSGTGELAGLRGTGGFTYRHGETKVPYTFAYELG, from the coding sequence ATGCCCGCCACCCGCACCACCGGCCACTTCACCTTCGCCGACTGGAAGGAGGTCCCCGTGGGCCCGCAGGACGCCCACCCCCGGCTCGCCCACGCCACCGTCACCAACGCCTTCACCGGCGGCATCGAGGCCGAGTCCACGACCTGCGACTACGCCATCTCCTACCTGACCGGCACGACCGGCTCCTTCGCGGGCATGGAACTCGTCCGCGGCCGGGTCGACGGGCGCGAGGGCACCTTCGCCGTCGAGGAGCGCGGGCGCTTCGACCCCGACGGGACCGTGCACTGCTCCTTCGAGGTCGTCGAGGGCTCGGGCACCGGGGAACTGGCCGGGCTGCGCGGCACCGGCGGGTTCACCTACCGGCACGGGGAGACGAAGGTGCCGTACACCTTCGCGTACGAACTGGGCTGA
- a CDS encoding AAA family ATPase: MNEHDQAEEILRNAGITLDEPQPARTLRITRASDIEPEPVVWAWLDEGEGRIPAGALSVAAGREGTGKSSFGMWMAAQITRGALPGNFHGRPRAVFYVAIEDSWKQTIVPRLIGAGADLDLVYRVEAVEAEYGETTLSLPQDNSLMEKAIAEHDVALVVLDPLMSCIGKGIDTHRERDVRTALDPLASMADRTGAVLLGIAHFGKGAGTDPSALITGSGAFKNVPRAVFGFARDDDNDCRVMSQSKNSLGRSDLPSLSYNIETTEVPTKKGIASVGRFEFTGQSARSVSEILAQGQDTDRGERDEAGAWLVDYLMDNGGEASAGDVIKAAEKDGFAKHTIQRARSKVGVTSQKSGFGKGWVWVLSVTDESEGDSKVTKMAAKPSSEPSSPSSPSGSPSESQSPTVTNGGARCTVCGDPLDPLHAANGETTCPSCFDPLNRARDAA; encoded by the coding sequence TTGAACGAGCACGACCAGGCCGAGGAGATCTTGCGCAATGCGGGGATCACGCTGGACGAGCCGCAGCCTGCCCGAACCCTGCGGATCACCCGCGCCTCGGACATCGAGCCGGAGCCTGTGGTGTGGGCGTGGCTCGACGAGGGCGAGGGCCGCATCCCCGCCGGCGCCCTGTCCGTCGCCGCTGGACGCGAGGGCACCGGCAAGTCGTCGTTCGGCATGTGGATGGCCGCGCAGATCACCCGCGGGGCCTTGCCCGGCAACTTCCACGGCCGCCCGCGCGCCGTCTTCTACGTGGCCATCGAGGACTCGTGGAAGCAGACCATCGTGCCCCGGCTCATCGGGGCCGGCGCGGACCTCGACCTCGTGTACCGCGTCGAAGCGGTCGAAGCCGAGTACGGCGAGACGACGTTGAGCCTGCCGCAGGACAACAGCCTGATGGAGAAGGCCATCGCGGAGCATGACGTCGCCCTGGTCGTCCTCGACCCGCTCATGTCGTGCATCGGCAAGGGCATCGACACCCACCGTGAACGGGACGTGCGCACCGCCCTGGACCCGCTCGCCAGCATGGCCGACCGCACCGGGGCCGTACTGCTCGGCATCGCCCACTTCGGCAAGGGCGCCGGCACCGACCCGTCCGCACTCATCACGGGATCTGGCGCGTTCAAGAACGTCCCCCGGGCCGTGTTCGGGTTCGCCCGTGACGACGACAACGACTGTCGGGTGATGAGCCAGTCCAAGAACAGCCTTGGCCGCTCCGACCTCCCGTCGCTCTCGTACAACATCGAAACGACCGAGGTCCCCACGAAGAAGGGCATCGCGTCCGTGGGCCGGTTCGAGTTCACCGGCCAGTCGGCCCGCAGCGTCTCCGAGATCCTCGCGCAGGGGCAGGACACAGACCGCGGCGAGCGCGATGAGGCCGGAGCCTGGCTCGTCGACTACCTCATGGACAACGGCGGGGAGGCGTCCGCTGGTGACGTCATCAAGGCCGCGGAGAAGGACGGCTTCGCGAAGCACACCATCCAGCGCGCGCGCTCCAAGGTCGGCGTGACGTCCCAGAAGTCGGGCTTCGGGAAGGGCTGGGTCTGGGTACTCAGCGTGACCGACGAATCCGAAGGTGACTCGAAGGTGACGAAGATGGCAGCGAAACCGAGCTCAGAACCTTCGTCACCTTCGTCACCTTCGGGGTCACCTTCGGAATCCCAGTCACCCACCGTGACCAACGGTGGGGCGCGTTGCACGGTGTGCGGTGACCCGCTCGACCCCCTGCACGCCGCCAACGGAGAGACCACCTGCCCCTCCTGCTTCGACCCGCTCAACCGAGCCCGAGACGCCGCGTAG
- a CDS encoding helix-turn-helix transcriptional regulator: MAEVRLSPRQLAEELGVSTRTLANWRWSGVGPRYTKLGDGRTARVRYRRADVDAWLTARECGAAA, encoded by the coding sequence ATGGCGGAAGTGAGGCTGTCGCCGCGACAGCTGGCAGAGGAACTGGGGGTGAGCACCCGGACGCTGGCGAACTGGCGTTGGTCGGGGGTGGGCCCCCGCTACACCAAGCTCGGGGACGGGCGCACCGCTCGCGTCCGCTACCGGCGCGCGGACGTCGACGCGTGGCTGACGGCGCGGGAGTGCGGGGCCGCGGCATGA